In a single window of the Rhopalosiphum padi isolate XX-2018 chromosome 1, ASM2088224v1, whole genome shotgun sequence genome:
- the LOC132927102 gene encoding uncharacterized protein LOC132927102 produces the protein MFPNECSDGGKNLSKAMEGLNTFLTDHKGLAGVILTAIQSEPEESAFPTYSENFKKYVDMLRKKFPELIIGLDIFGGILMNQYMDPKFTWLNISVIDYAIDFYAVTTEYFNLCTADFRNTGIAPLNGSNTNHTLDKLKDVLQQACIPTEKTYFTFILNPDTPDDTLTMCDVNNEKVCTQPQVACDWCVGTLLSYNEKGQFAHTNGAGFIARYIDFDDPNNCCNCEKPFPTFNAILDGFNGVSTKPCDLFDLP, from the exons ATGTTTCCTAATGAATGTTCGGATGGAGGAAAGAATTTATCAAAAGCAATGGAAGGATTAAACACTTTTTTGACCGATCATAAGGGGTTAGCTGGTGTTATACTTACTGCTATACAGTCTGAG CCTGAGGAATCAGCATTTCCGACATAttctgaaaattttaaaaaatatgttgatatgTTGAGAAAAAAGTTTCCAGAATTGATCATTGGATTGGATATATTCGGAGGTATTCTAATGAATCAGTATATGGATCCAAAATTCACTT ggtTGAATATCAGCGTTATAGACTACGCTATTGATTTTTACGCTGTTACTACAGAGTACTTTAATTTATGCACTGCTGACTTCAGAAATACTGGAATTGCTCCACTGAATGGATCAAATACCAATCATACATtg gatAAATTAAAAGATGTCTTACAGCAGGCATGTATACCAACAGAAAAAACATACTTTACATTTATACTTAACCCGGATACACCTGATGATACACTTACTATGTGTGATGTGAATAATGAAAAG gTGTGTACTCAGCCACAAGTAGCATGTGATTGGTGTGTAGGGACCTTATTATCATACaatgaaaaa ggtCAATTTGCGCATACAAACGGAGCAGGATTTATAGCTCGTTACATTGATTTTGATGACCCTAATAATTGCTGTAACTGTGAAAAACCATTTCCTACCTTTAACGCTATTCTAGATGGTTTTAATGGTGTTTCAACAAAACCTtgtgatttatttgatttaccttaa